The following are encoded together in the Methylomonas methanica MC09 genome:
- a CDS encoding DUF3570 domain-containing protein — protein sequence MFSLQITGSTEPQQASNLSSSNANRISPALQALTTAALFLPGLTPTLAHAADDEVTIQYGHYEEAKRDIYGPLNGNVNSDSFIGGENVVKKLPGQFAPITVDTIHAQAKTTLRDRWKFTANYTEDTWSGATPVATAPAAFGGNQPFVLQSDGSHSDAEIGQTITGATPQLNSLDLAFDAQFNPVLLRRDGLAVPSFDTLVDKQPANQLTHTLTMASPETRKQGDFKLSYEWDEAAVDLGGGLSVENDYESRFVNWGGRLDFNNKLTTLNFSQSYTNSTVSALLDHDSLPYLGSIGYQLNGKGDSGYIERFVDPLSGGNAILHGKREDIATNISLTQVLSKSALAEAGVGYTHSSGFMENPYKATYVFFVDPNSFDADRGLYTSQVTAFTEQRPNKRNQVNLNLRYVQHVEPLDAAMNLKYNYFFDDWGINAHTFEGKWVQPLPWGLTVTPTIRYYSQSAADFYHPFLVLKNAGSGNVNNEADYRNLVRQYPNFSSDHRLSAYGALSGGVVVNKQFAQGLNLEMGFEYYTHQGGLRLGGGGEGGYANFSAYSANAALKVNLDTLGRSLADSSGGHHHHHHRHHQHGGAQPAGLMFGHMLDMADDWMIGYQYMYNRQAGNMLQGSQPIADTAITLNNAARNPNCAGTQCFVTPTDMTMHMHMFMVMYAPTDWLNLMLMPTFMDMSMNMRQLGGIPQSQIPSATSSITGAALNHTGHEHQTGGIGDTNISALVKLYDDKRHHVHMGLGVSAPTGDVDIHLRPNHGFDLGFIHYGMQLGSGTWDFTPSLTYTGHHDDWGWGAQIQGIKRLQNHNESGYRLGDMLQATAWGSYQFLDWLGGTVRGIYTTHDSLHGEYNRLHVPVGTMDTPANHGGKYWDIGMGLNATIPGGDLAGNTFSVEWIQPLQDNVNGVQLEREGALSAKWSYMF from the coding sequence ATGTTTTCTTTACAGATCACTGGTAGTACTGAACCTCAACAAGCCAGCAACTTGTCCTCTTCTAATGCCAATCGAATTAGTCCCGCCTTACAGGCTTTGACTACCGCAGCGTTATTCTTACCTGGATTGACTCCGACATTAGCTCACGCGGCCGATGATGAAGTGACAATTCAGTATGGGCACTATGAAGAAGCAAAACGGGATATTTATGGGCCATTGAATGGTAATGTCAACTCTGATTCCTTTATAGGCGGTGAAAATGTAGTAAAAAAATTGCCTGGACAGTTCGCACCTATTACAGTTGATACTATTCATGCCCAAGCTAAAACCACATTAAGAGACCGCTGGAAATTTACTGCGAATTACACCGAAGACACTTGGTCCGGAGCAACGCCTGTTGCTACTGCTCCGGCTGCGTTTGGTGGAAATCAGCCATTCGTTTTACAATCCGACGGTTCGCATAGCGATGCTGAAATTGGTCAAACGATTACAGGCGCAACGCCGCAGTTGAACAGTCTCGACCTTGCTTTCGACGCTCAATTTAATCCAGTCTTGTTGCGCAGAGATGGGCTTGCAGTTCCCAGTTTCGATACCCTAGTTGATAAACAACCCGCTAACCAACTTACTCACACCTTAACCATGGCCTCGCCCGAAACCCGTAAGCAGGGGGATTTTAAATTGAGCTATGAGTGGGACGAAGCTGCAGTGGATTTAGGCGGTGGTCTTTCAGTAGAAAACGATTATGAATCGCGCTTTGTTAATTGGGGCGGCCGGCTAGACTTTAACAATAAACTGACGACCTTAAATTTTAGCCAAAGTTATACCAATAGTACGGTGTCCGCATTGCTGGATCATGACTCGTTGCCGTATCTAGGGTCTATAGGCTATCAATTGAATGGCAAGGGTGACAGTGGTTATATAGAGCGCTTCGTCGATCCATTATCCGGTGGCAATGCGATACTCCACGGCAAGCGAGAGGATATTGCAACTAATATCAGTCTAACGCAAGTTTTGAGCAAGAGTGCGTTGGCCGAAGCAGGGGTCGGGTATACGCATAGTAGCGGCTTTATGGAAAATCCTTACAAAGCTACGTATGTTTTTTTTGTTGATCCTAATTCTTTTGACGCAGACCGTGGTTTATATACCTCTCAGGTTACGGCATTCACGGAACAACGGCCAAATAAACGGAATCAGGTGAACCTGAATCTGCGCTATGTGCAACATGTTGAGCCGCTGGATGCGGCGATGAATTTGAAATATAACTATTTTTTCGATGATTGGGGTATCAATGCTCACACCTTTGAAGGCAAATGGGTACAACCTCTTCCATGGGGATTGACGGTCACGCCCACCATTCGTTATTACAGCCAAAGCGCGGCGGATTTTTATCATCCGTTTTTGGTGTTGAAAAATGCCGGTTCGGGAAATGTAAATAATGAAGCGGATTACCGTAATCTGGTACGCCAATACCCGAATTTTTCCAGCGATCACCGCTTATCCGCCTATGGCGCATTAAGCGGCGGCGTTGTTGTCAACAAGCAGTTTGCCCAAGGCTTAAACCTGGAGATGGGGTTTGAATATTACACCCATCAGGGTGGCCTAAGATTGGGCGGCGGAGGCGAGGGCGGCTATGCGAATTTCTCCGCCTATTCCGCCAATGCGGCATTGAAAGTCAATTTGGATACTCTTGGGCGCAGTCTGGCTGATTCCAGTGGGGGGCACCACCACCACCACCATCGTCACCATCAGCACGGTGGCGCACAACCAGCAGGTCTGATGTTCGGACATATGTTGGATATGGCTGACGACTGGATGATCGGTTATCAATATATGTATAACCGTCAAGCCGGGAATATGCTGCAAGGTAGTCAGCCGATTGCCGATACGGCTATCACGCTTAATAACGCAGCTCGTAATCCTAATTGCGCGGGTACGCAGTGCTTTGTTACGCCTACCGACATGACTATGCACATGCATATGTTTATGGTGATGTATGCGCCGACCGATTGGCTAAACCTTATGCTGATGCCGACCTTCATGGATATGAGCATGAATATGCGGCAGCTTGGCGGTATACCGCAAAGTCAAATTCCTTCTGCCACATCCTCAATAACAGGGGCGGCTCTAAATCACACTGGCCATGAGCATCAGACCGGAGGCATTGGCGATACCAATATCTCGGCTTTGGTCAAGTTGTACGACGACAAGCGGCACCATGTTCACATGGGTTTGGGTGTGTCTGCGCCGACAGGCGATGTCGACATTCATTTGAGGCCTAACCATGGCTTCGATTTAGGTTTTATCCATTACGGCATGCAATTAGGCAGCGGCACTTGGGATTTTACCCCCAGTCTGACCTATACCGGGCATCACGATGATTGGGGCTGGGGCGCGCAAATACAGGGCATTAAAAGGCTGCAAAATCACAACGAATCCGGCTATAGATTGGGCGACATGCTGCAGGCCACCGCCTGGGGCAGTTATCAGTTTCTGGATTGGCTGGGCGGCACGGTACGCGGCATTTATACCACCCACGATTCGCTGCACGGCGAATACAATCGTCTGCATGTGCCTGTCGGTACCATGGATACGCCAGCCAACCACGGCGGTAAATACTGGGATATCGGCATGGGGTTGAATGCCACCATTCCGGGGGGCGACTTGGCCGGCAATACTTTTAGCGTGGAGTGGATACAGCCGCTGCAGGACAATGTCAACGGCGTACAGCTGGAACGCGAAGGTGCCTTGTCTGCCAAATGGAGTTATATGTTTTAG
- a CDS encoding FAD:protein FMN transferase produces MNALNRQHFHFNFKAMGTPCDLQLFAPDPATAQKVADLAIQDIQRLERKYSRYRDDSLLSDINRVADQGGSIAVDEETAGLLHYADACHQQSDGLFDISSGLLRKAWRFDKGQLPEQTLIASLLERVGWEKVRWSPPELTFLVPNMELDFGGIVKEYAADRVATLCRQAGCRHGLVNLGGDVKIIGPRMDGQPWRIGIAHPRNKNALLESLALHQGAVASSGDYERCIIIDGKRYSHVLNPKTGWPVGHLTSVTVISDHCVIAGSASTIAMLKEVQGPVWLKDLGLPHIWTDIQGRQGGSIT; encoded by the coding sequence TTGAACGCACTCAACCGGCAACACTTTCATTTCAATTTCAAAGCCATGGGTACGCCGTGCGATTTGCAATTGTTTGCACCCGACCCCGCCACCGCGCAAAAAGTCGCCGACTTGGCCATTCAGGATATTCAACGACTGGAACGGAAATATTCCCGTTACCGGGACGACAGCCTGTTATCGGATATCAACCGGGTTGCAGACCAAGGCGGCAGCATCGCGGTGGACGAAGAAACCGCCGGTTTGCTTCATTACGCTGACGCCTGCCACCAACAAAGCGACGGCCTGTTCGACATTAGCTCCGGGTTGTTACGCAAAGCCTGGCGTTTCGATAAAGGTCAATTGCCGGAGCAAACATTGATTGCGTCACTGCTGGAACGGGTGGGCTGGGAGAAAGTACGCTGGTCGCCGCCTGAATTGACGTTTTTAGTGCCGAACATGGAGCTGGACTTTGGCGGCATCGTCAAGGAATACGCGGCCGACCGGGTGGCTACACTATGCCGGCAAGCCGGTTGCCGGCATGGCTTGGTGAATTTGGGCGGGGATGTAAAGATCATTGGCCCGCGCATGGACGGCCAACCCTGGCGGATCGGTATCGCTCACCCGCGCAACAAAAATGCCTTGTTGGAAAGCCTGGCTCTGCATCAGGGCGCGGTGGCCAGCAGCGGGGATTATGAACGCTGCATTATCATAGACGGAAAACGCTACAGCCACGTGCTGAATCCGAAAACCGGCTGGCCGGTCGGCCACTTGACTTCGGTCACCGTGATCAGCGACCACTGCGTGATTGCCGGCAGTGCGTCCACTATTGCCATGCTCAAGGAAGTTCAAGG
- a CDS encoding TlpA family protein disulfide reductase: MKYRLLIRILLLLFFWLTEAYALEVGQKVPACRIFAYPNKVPIDFQSLRGQVVYIDFWASWCGPCAKSFPFMNSLHDQLKQNGLHIVAVNVDEDVADAEHFLQDLPASFQLGRDEESQCAKIFDVQAMPSTYLVDRKGIVRYVHLGFRGSEVETLRSQVEELLHESP, translated from the coding sequence ATGAAATATCGGCTGTTAATTCGAATCCTTCTGCTTTTATTCTTTTGGTTGACAGAGGCGTATGCCTTGGAGGTCGGGCAGAAGGTACCTGCTTGCCGAATATTTGCATATCCCAACAAGGTTCCGATCGACTTTCAATCTCTGCGTGGGCAGGTGGTTTATATCGATTTCTGGGCTTCCTGGTGTGGTCCTTGTGCTAAGTCCTTTCCCTTTATGAACAGCTTGCACGACCAGTTAAAGCAGAACGGGTTGCACATTGTTGCAGTGAATGTGGATGAAGATGTTGCCGATGCCGAGCATTTTTTACAAGACTTACCCGCTTCATTTCAACTTGGGCGTGATGAGGAAAGTCAATGCGCCAAGATATTCGATGTTCAGGCCATGCCGTCCACTTACTTGGTCGACCGTAAAGGGATTGTCCGTTATGTTCATTTAGGGTTTCGTGGTAGCGAGGTCGAAACGCTGCGAAGTCAAGTGGAAGAACTCTTGCACGAGTCACCTTAA
- a CDS encoding HEAT repeat domain-containing protein, with translation MPAILQTLQADSGVIIHHSLTAEKPVSATCAADNLPSLLKCLLGESVNLVFGPRQGGVPSEVWILGSTAATKTSLECLKPDVVVSGDKLGREMEIQRLREQAGSNDPRQRGNALYALAETGADDVDDVLSNGLKDASALVREQALGGWVRLYGADAAIPELYQAINDPVASVRLRAVELSVEPLLLRQASQDSDNAVRQLAKVRLEELEN, from the coding sequence TTGCCTGCAATTCTGCAAACGTTGCAGGCTGACAGTGGTGTGATTATTCATCATAGCCTTACAGCGGAAAAGCCAGTGTCGGCTACTTGTGCCGCCGATAATCTGCCCAGTCTCTTGAAGTGCTTACTGGGTGAGTCGGTGAACTTGGTGTTCGGCCCAAGGCAGGGAGGGGTTCCCAGCGAGGTTTGGATACTCGGCAGTACCGCGGCAACTAAAACATCGTTGGAATGTTTAAAGCCTGACGTTGTCGTTTCAGGCGATAAACTTGGCAGAGAAATGGAAATTCAGCGCCTGCGGGAGCAGGCTGGAAGTAATGACCCTCGGCAGCGGGGTAACGCTTTATATGCTTTGGCGGAAACTGGCGCGGACGATGTAGATGATGTGCTCAGCAACGGTTTAAAGGATGCCTCTGCTTTAGTACGCGAGCAGGCTTTAGGTGGGTGGGTCAGATTGTATGGGGCTGACGCGGCCATTCCTGAACTGTATCAAGCGATCAATGATCCTGTAGCCTCGGTTCGTTTAAGGGCTGTTGAGTTGTCTGTTGAACCTTTGTTACTGCGTCAGGCATCTCAGGATAGTGACAATGCTGTACGGCAATTGGCCAAAGTCCGGCTCGAGGAGCTGGAAAATTAG
- a CDS encoding VPLPA-CTERM sorting domain-containing protein, translated as MKIKQFAAVALLGMSIGSAQAAQLEFDDTFFGDFDLQEFRFDVLSDSSVSMWSDTLTNGLDNHLTLFKHNQSTGFYDYVEALGDGAQSAIDVVLDYNTTGLNDFGVALKNGFVFQDSNSPGVSDEGKVLDLTQGTYLLVNSSQWYQSYAEQGVGTTFEEGYVDIPSYVGVEGLPGFERWSEFPFGDKTQPHAFKVFVDGDVAAVSAVPLPGAVWLFASAVAGLGGLSRRKNNIV; from the coding sequence ATGAAAATTAAGCAATTTGCGGCAGTAGCTTTGCTGGGCATGTCAATCGGCTCCGCGCAAGCGGCGCAGTTGGAGTTTGACGACACGTTTTTCGGCGACTTCGATCTACAGGAATTTCGTTTCGACGTGCTAAGCGATAGCTCGGTGAGCATGTGGTCGGATACTTTGACGAATGGTTTGGATAATCATTTGACCCTTTTCAAGCATAATCAATCGACCGGTTTTTACGATTATGTTGAGGCGCTTGGTGATGGAGCCCAATCGGCTATCGATGTAGTTTTAGACTATAACACTACGGGTTTGAATGATTTTGGGGTTGCGCTTAAAAACGGTTTTGTTTTTCAAGACTCCAATAGTCCCGGTGTTTCGGACGAGGGTAAGGTTTTGGATCTTACGCAAGGCACATATTTACTGGTTAACTCAAGCCAATGGTATCAGAGTTATGCGGAACAAGGCGTTGGCACAACCTTCGAAGAAGGATACGTTGATATACCTAGTTACGTAGGTGTTGAAGGTTTGCCAGGATTTGAAAGATGGTCTGAGTTTCCTTTCGGCGATAAAACCCAGCCTCACGCCTTCAAAGTGTTCGTTGATGGTGATGTCGCAGCGGTCTCTGCAGTACCTTTGCCGGGTGCAGTTTGGTTGTTTGCTAGTGCCGTTGCCGGCTTAGGTGGGTTGTCGCGTCGCAAAAATAACATCGTTTAA
- a CDS encoding DUF4266 domain-containing protein, with protein MNYLLIIVAVLSAFLQGGCSVAPWERGTLAKPQMALEPNPLQTELRGHVYGSREAATTSGSGAGGGCGCY; from the coding sequence ATGAATTACCTGCTAATCATTGTCGCGGTGCTGTCTGCCTTTTTGCAAGGCGGTTGCTCGGTCGCGCCCTGGGAACGTGGTACTCTAGCGAAGCCGCAAATGGCGCTTGAGCCGAATCCGTTGCAAACGGAGCTCCGCGGCCATGTCTACGGAAGCCGAGAGGCTGCCACTACCAGTGGTTCCGGTGCGGGAGGCGGTTGTGGCTGCTATTGA